The Candidatus Zixiibacteriota bacterium DNA segment ACGGCGCTGCGAAGATCGCGGCCATGGATTCCGTCAGGAAAGGATTCCTGACGGCGCCCACAAAACAAAAGCGGCAGACTGGGGGAAGTCTGCCGCATAACAGTTCGGTCTATACCCTGAACGAGTTGTTGTTGGATTCGCCTATCTAATTAAGCACGTCGTTCGACGTGTTTACGATCACTCCGGTGCCGTCGACCGTCCATATATCCGGAGTGGGATCGTCATCGATACCGGGGGCAGCAGCGTTTGCTGTCGCGATGAAATTCGTGCCGTTTACTACGATGC contains these protein-coding regions:
- a CDS encoding type IV pilin-like G/H family protein, with the translated sequence EAKGLLKQIYTMERSYYQEHGTYTNDIALLGVEIMASAWYDYSIVVNGTNFIATANAAAPGIDDDPTPDIWTVDGTGVIVNTSNDVLN